A region from the SAR86 cluster bacterium genome encodes:
- the tsaE gene encoding tRNA (adenosine(37)-N6)-threonylcarbamoyltransferase complex ATPase subunit type 1 TsaE, with amino-acid sequence MNKIILKDDDATNKFGQLIASKILALDKRSIEIHLEGDLGSGKTFLTRSIIKSCGWSDHVKSPTYTLCEEYELGDLIFLHIDLYRTNEPEDILLFDLERNTHSKKVIVIEWPERLTVKRKFDIKISFKHINNGRELNIETKINSFEDLINEYN; translated from the coding sequence ATGAACAAAATTATTCTCAAAGACGATGATGCAACAAATAAATTTGGTCAATTAATCGCATCTAAAATATTAGCACTAGATAAAAGATCTATCGAAATACATCTTGAAGGTGATTTGGGTTCTGGTAAAACATTTTTAACAAGATCAATAATTAAGAGCTGTGGCTGGAGTGATCATGTTAAAAGTCCAACATATACATTATGTGAAGAATACGAATTAGGTGATCTTATTTTCCTTCATATTGATCTTTATAGAACTAATGAACCAGAAGATATACTTTTATTTGATTTGGAGAGAAATACCCACTCAAAAAAAGTTATTGTAATTGAGTGGCCTGAAAGACTTACTGTAAAAAGAAAATTTGATATAAAAATATCTTTCAAGCATATTAATAATGGAAGAGAATTAAATATAGAAACAAAAATTAACTCATTTGAAGATTTAATTAATGAATATAATTAA
- a CDS encoding N-acetylmuramoyl-L-alanine amidase gives MNIIKLVITILTLSTIVKANEISFNEIVESKKNSFTVSFFLEKISYIKSYSLESPSRLVFEVYDSNLLTNLDKAYDYPIKKIRAATSNGITKIVLDLYEYVEWKKPTQIYKDGKVVLNIEINKVKGLNANARDIIVAIDAGHGGKDPGAVSSNNVLEKDVTLLISRELERTLRDTKGYQAIMIRDDDNSLSLNDRYKSARKYGADIFISIHADGFRLASVKGASVFVWSENSSSSVARNLSEKERKRIQAQIKNIESYDFDEDVARELYPNAYKEKIDRSKLLGEKILDQFKSDPFTKIHKKNVEFADFRVLKSVDIPSVLIESGFLTNPEDAKRLKSKAGRRMLARSIFLGINEYYKEKPLLGSYFENYPEYLEYQIQKGDVLSEIAIRFGVTVDSINESNNLFNKSIFPGQLIRIKI, from the coding sequence ATGAATATAATTAAGCTTGTAATAACCATATTAACTTTATCTACTATTGTAAAAGCTAATGAAATATCTTTTAACGAAATTGTAGAAAGTAAAAAAAACTCCTTTACTGTTTCATTTTTTTTAGAGAAAATTTCGTATATAAAATCATATTCTCTTGAAAGTCCATCAAGACTTGTCTTTGAGGTTTATGACAGCAATCTACTAACAAATCTGGATAAAGCATACGACTATCCTATTAAAAAAATAAGGGCGGCAACATCTAACGGTATTACTAAAATTGTCTTGGATTTGTATGAGTATGTTGAATGGAAAAAACCCACTCAAATATATAAAGACGGCAAGGTAGTACTAAATATTGAGATAAATAAAGTTAAAGGTCTTAATGCTAATGCCAGGGACATTATAGTTGCTATTGATGCTGGCCATGGCGGTAAAGATCCAGGGGCAGTTAGTAGCAATAACGTACTAGAGAAAGATGTGACTCTATTGATATCAAGAGAACTAGAGAGAACTCTAAGAGACACTAAAGGATATCAAGCAATTATGATTAGAGATGATGATAATTCTTTAAGCCTAAATGATAGATATAAAAGTGCAAGAAAATATGGGGCGGATATATTTATATCCATACATGCTGATGGTTTTAGGCTTGCATCCGTAAAAGGTGCATCAGTTTTTGTATGGTCAGAGAATTCATCTAGTAGCGTTGCAAGAAATTTATCTGAAAAAGAGAGAAAAAGAATTCAAGCTCAAATAAAAAATATTGAATCTTATGATTTTGATGAGGATGTTGCAAGAGAACTTTATCCAAATGCCTATAAAGAAAAAATTGATAGAAGTAAGCTTTTAGGTGAAAAAATTTTAGATCAGTTTAAGAGTGATCCCTTTACAAAAATACACAAAAAAAATGTTGAATTTGCTGATTTCAGGGTCCTTAAATCTGTTGATATACCCTCAGTTCTCATCGAATCTGGTTTCCTTACAAATCCAGAGGATGCAAAAAGATTAAAAAGTAAAGCTGGTCGAAGAATGCTTGCAAGATCAATCTTCCTTGGAATAAATGAATATTATAAAGAAAAGCCTCTTTTAGGATCTTATTTTGAAAATTATCCAGAATATCTGGAGTATCAAATACAAAAAGGAGACGTTTTGTCTGAGATTGCAATTAGATTTGGTGTTACAGTTGATTCGATTAATGAATCAAACAATCTTTTTAATAAATCTATCTTTCCAGGACAACTAATCAGGATAAAAATTTAA